Within the Channa argus isolate prfri chromosome 12, Channa argus male v1.0, whole genome shotgun sequence genome, the region TGGAAGTTCCAGACCAGTTACATCAAAGGAAGTCAACCATAAATGTTTGTTCTCAGGGGGAATCTGTCTGTTTCAGTAACTGCGCCACattacaaaatactgtacagtctGGACAGTTGTGTCCTGGTCAAATAGAGTTAAgttctaataaaaatgtatttcaacacACACCGATTTTTATCTCTTTGAACCAAATATCATTGGTGCTAGTAGGATTAGTGCTTTTATATCTCAAACATATTAGCCTGTGTGATCACTACAAGGCAGGgattttaatgctgaaataaaGCATCTTTTGCGGCAGGCTTAAAACCCCCATgtggataaataaaagtgatGTTAACCTTTCCAAATTGAGCTCATTTTGGTCTAAATGTCCCATGAGTCCTGCTGCCGCCTGCAAACAGCAGGGCTACTGAGAGCTACTGAGGGAGACAAAGTGTAATTAGGGGAGACCTTAACGACCAAGGGAGGGATCCTCATTATGGCCGCATGTCGACCATACAAATGACCCCAGTGGGTGCAACCTTATACTACGTGCATTGAAGCAAGTTACTTTGTTGCTGCGTGACCTTTTTTCTCCCGTAATGGCAGAGACAATTTTTCACTGTGCTTttgattaaaatttgttttgctcAGTTCCACTGCAATGTTTTTGCAATTGTGTGCACTACAgcctaatgttttatttaagaatatttcttcctttttaagATGTGGTTCTGCACTGCAGTCCACATTCATTCTCCCTGCTGCAGAATCTGTTTTTTAAGATAACATCTGCATAATGATTTGCTTATGCCTCGGCCTATGTAGACAGTAATGACTGACATTTGTATTTACTTATATATCATATACAAAGTTACACATAATAAAAAGCGGATGAAGggcaacatttctttttatgtacTCACTGGGGAGAGGggcaggcagaggaggagggaatTGACCGATCTTCAGACGCAGATAGAGAGGTTTGTGTATACACTTGTAGCAACACAAACAGGAGATGCAGCCTCGATAAGGAAATTAAGGGAAAGGGTGCAACTCAAATAAGCCCAGACTGATGCACCAACATCCccgtctctctgtgttttgctctctctctcacttgttGTCAGTTACAGAAAGcgatttagagagagagagggagatgaaaGTTTAAGCGATAACTGCTGAGGAACGTCATTTGGATAATCTGGAAGCTCTGCAGAAAAGCATTCCATGGAATTTCTCATCAGAATTGGATGCAGGACTAAACACAACCCTTCGAAACTCACATTTCTCTTTTACAAAGATCACACGTCTCTGGCGCTCAAGTGATACAGCAGTCAGCTTTTGGATCAAACATGGGTCGTCATTTTAGATTTGAAGGACAAACACTGCACCCAAAGCAATTGCAGGTTACAGTGCAGTGAGAACACCCACAGGTGGTTCACAGATTGCGATTTGGTTGTGTGAGTTATGCACGTTTGTGGTCTACAAGTGAAGCACAGCATCCACAGACATTCAGAAGGATATACAGAATCTGTGAGGTGGTTGCTGACTGCACAGAGAGAAGACGAGACGGGGATGGTTCGGAAGTTTTGCTTTTGGTAAGGACTCAAATATGCAGTTAATCCGATCTGATCTAAAAcgttgtatttttatgtaagaTGAGGAAGAATGATGTACTTGGAGTCACCTTTTCTAAACCCCAAAGAAGAAATCATAACCCTATTTGTCAAAGTGATGCTATTAAACATcaccaaaacattttctctgagTCATGGGAAAATCTGAAGAAACAATGAAGGACTCTGATCAATCAAAGGATAACCCTCTTACCTGGGATTCTGACCAGTCCTGGGGTTCATACCTAAAACCAGCAGCAAGTCTCTGCCTTAACACTTTAGATTTCTCAGACCTCTGGGATGAGGAAGACAGTACAGAGGACGAGGGAACTAATTCAACCAGTGAATCCTCAGTGTGTCTCCAGGCCCCTCCAGCACCCcctcctctacctcctcctcttGCACCAGCTTTGCCCTCAGCCTCCTCTAAAAGTGCAACCAAATGTCGCACCTTGAAGCTTCACTGGCGGGAACTCCAGACCTTGGCTCCTCTTCCCAGGATGACCCGCTTTGGGACTCAGACTATTTGGGCCGGCCTTGAGAAAGCCCAGTTGGATACTAATCAGTTGGTATACCTGTTTGAATCTAAGGGCAGTAGCACCTGCTTTAACATCGTTTCTGCGCGGCAGGTAAGACTAAACTATGGTTTTGTCATATTAACTAATGTTTTAcgcatttaaacttttattgatTGTCAGCTTGAAATATACATCTACAGAAAATTACCTTTTGATATGTAATGcttaaaacaaacctaaaatgcACTTACAAAAGTATTTATTGAAGTATCTCCTACGCCTATCTGTATTTCAACAATACCAGCCACCAGTCTCAGTGTTGGGGATGAAGCGCAGTAACATTGTGACCATAGCATTGAGAAGGTTACCCCCTCCCCGACTCCTCCCTCCTGCTATCTACAGCATGGACAGCAGCGTGCTTGACAGAGAGGATGTTCAGGTACAGTAGAGGTTGCGTCCTTCAGACTTTGAGCGTCAGCATTTGATTACCCTCTAAAGTTTGCTTTTGTTGGATAGGAAGCTTACTGTCTTCATATTTACTGTGGCAAAATGAAACCTGGGGGAAGAGAGACACAGATAACAGTCCCAATGAAGGTAATGCTTTTACATCCCTTCTAAAACAGCGGCTTCAGGCATTAATCCCAACAGAGGAGGAGCTTTGTCTGATCAAGGAGGCCAAGACCCAGAACCCCCACTCTCCTCTGGCACAAGCTGAACTCTGTCTGCTTACTATAGGGGAAATCCCTCACCTGAGATCCAGGCTTCAGCTGTGGGCCTTTGCACTGGACTATGACTCCTTGGAAagggtaaatataaaaaaattaaaaatacactaaatgACAGCAtttcacaaagacagaaatcTGTTTTCCAACCCACTATGAATGAAGTAAATCAGggcaaaaactgcaaaatttgCATTAACAAATGATACGTGAGCATCAGACAATCCAGAAAGTATTGTTCACCTGACATGGTGAGCAAAAACACCATGATGATGGCATCACCAGAGATGTCACcagagttaaaataaaacatggattTCATGTAttacatgtcaaactgtcctttAATTTTGTCCATCCTCATTACAGGAAATTGCTGAGCCCCTATTCCACTTGAAGTTAGCCATGGAACAGCTAGCAACCAGCCAGACCTTTAGATGTATTCTAGCAACAGTGCTAGCAATTGGTAACTTTCTCAATGGATGTAAGGTGGGTGCTCTGTGATCTCTTTATGTAATCCATTTTTAAAGCAGTTGGAAATGTTAGTGAGTCTATTTCTTCTTTCATATTTTAACATGCCAAGGCCCGTGGTTTTGAGCTAAGTTACTTAGCCAAGCTGTCCCAGGTGAGGGATACACGTTCCCGCCAGCCCCTGCTACACCACGTCTGTGTGTTACTGCTGCAGCTCTACCCACAGTCCTCTGACCTCTACTCTGACATCACTGCTGTTACTCAAGCTGGCAAAGTGCGTAGTTTCAGTTGTGTGTCTCCTGGGGGGGAGGGGAGCTCTGTGTTACATAAATATAGTATAAATGCTGAAATATCAATCACAGAAAAATAAGCAATATaccgtttttatttattaataacttATTTAACAATCTATTGTGAATCCCCTTCCCACaaaaatttcccttcttttCCTGATTTTACAGTGTGACTACTCCCTAGTCCAATCCAATCTTACTCAGCTAGAGGCCATGTGCAAGACATCATGGGAGCAGATGAAGGTACTGGAGAAAACAGAGGAcaagaagaaaggaggaaaggTGGACAAAAGGAGGGGCGGAGGAGATGAGGCCTTGGGCCTTGAAGGCTTGCTCCGTCCCCGGCTGCCAAAGATTCTGAAGGAGTGCGAGGAGAAGTTAAAAGTCCTCCGAGCTGTCCATCGTCGAGTTATGAACAGGTgtctaaaacaataaataacagtaaACAAATAATCTGGGTCATTAGggctgtactgtactgtaaacctcctcatttttgtttgtccagGTTCCACTCCTTCCTCTTATTTCTAGGCTATTCCCGAGCTATGGTAAGAGAAGTCAAAGCAGAAGACTTCTGTAAAACCATCAGTAACTTTTCTCTGGAGTACAGGACCGCACAACAAGCCATACTGCTGCAGAAAGAGCTGGAACGACGgaaaagtgaaacagaaaacCCAGGTTCTAACATTCCTGTAGGCAGAAGAAAATTTCAACAAACTGCCACGCAGGTTGTCTTTTAAGACACACAAAGTCTGATTCTAGACAAAATTAGGAGACACAGTTCTACCAGGTTTTTATTAATTCAGTATCTGCTGATTCACCAGGCGAGTGAAAAAAGTGAGGAGCAGTGTAAGCTGGAAGAGGTGCTGAGGACACCTGATTCCACCTTGAAGCCAGATGCCACTCTGCCTCGAACCCGCAGGAAGATGGCCAACATCCAGGGTACTTGATTTGATAAACACAgtgtttgttaaatgtttcattctTTCACACATTCATCTAAATCCATACTTCTTTACTTTCCAGGTACATTGCCACATAAACTGAAGTGGTGATCCTGCTGTTGTCCTGCACAATCAAAAGCCATTCATTCACTGTGCCATTGGtatttaaaagcacattttgttCTGACTGCTATTTATGCCATTAGTGTTATGATTCATATTTTGCAGCACAATGTTGTTCAGTTTTACAAAAATGGACAGGTGCAGGATGCATTAGAACAGAACTGTACTTGTTaattattacattgtttttatagtcagttttgcagtttttcagcaatAGAAAAGTGCCTAGAAATATCACACACATTTCAACTTCCAAATGATGCtggataaaaaaatgttttggaaaaaatacatattacaaaaatgtgtgtgcaaacCAAAGTTATTATCTTGGGTAAAAGATAAATGTGTGCACAGAGAGACCAACCATTCTAATTTTCATACAACATTTTTGAGACCATTTTGATGGTGTCAAAgcaatttgttacatttattacaCTGTTACCTTAAAATCATTATATTGATTAATTAAAAGTGTTACACTGTTACATCACATGTCTTAacgctattttttttaatgttatatcGTTTTCTGGAACTATGTGCTATTGTTACGTCACCTTTTTTGCACGGTCTTGCAGTACTACTCAGCTGGTGCTCACGACctctattaataataaaataacagttcCTCAACTTGTCCTTTTGAATTATTTCTCAAAGCTGATTCATGAAAGTTTAGAGGGGACATGGggcaatgtttattttaaacaattgaTATTCATATCAGTCCGGTGAAGCCTAAACGGGTGTCGTCATTCCTGAGCCGAAGTGGGGAGCATATCTGCCAATCAGTGACGCCAATCCAAACAGAACAGTTTACACATCCAATCGGAAACGGGGTAGAAGCAGTGGGCGTCGCCCTCCCCGTTGAGAGTGTCAGTCGACGCCATTTCGTGTCCACTGGTTTCAAGGTGATACAGTCTGCACACCCGTAATCGGATCTTTACCTACTCAAGTAAAAACAGCATTGaattttactcatttttaatattaagcTCCTGGTGAGTATTTTTAACCGAGAgatttttccctgtttttttattttttcctgacTTTTATCCGTGTTtgggactttttgtttttatttttaatgcatttttcctGGCTGGTATTCCTGAGACTGTGTTGGCTTTAGTGGCGTACATTTTGTCATGGCAGTATCAGCTGCGCAGAAACTAGTTTGAAGTAGCTTCCACGGCaagatttttccttttatttttcgAATAAGACATTTCGAAAGCTCAATTTTTCAGGCGCCGCTGTGTTACAGTATTGTTTATCTGGTTGTGGTCATTTTCGAGGGAAGAAATATGGAAGATTGTTCCAGGCTTTTCTGGACAGTGTTTAAAACGTGTCGCCCTTTTTCtggaaatatgcttttaagaGGTTTTTCATTCTCATCGTGTGTTTTGCACCCACCTGTAACTTGATTTGCAGTCGTTGACATTGACTCATTTATTCTCTGTGATCTGGGCAGTGCTGAGACAGTGTATCATCTGCAGCAAATCACTCAGGAATGGTTATTTTTCAGGCACGGTGGGTTTCTCTCCCCCCCCCAGTGACAAATGGGTGCGTTTTATGGAACATTAACACAAGTGTTTCAATCTGTTGTGCAGACCTGAGATTTCTGTAGCATGGGTGCAacttattttgtacatttaattgTGATGTAATCATTAAAgtttatttgcacattattaAGACTACATTAGCAAGTAGTAGTTTATTCTTAATATCCTAAGAAGGAGGTCTACAGAGCCCAATCGAGCTGTATTTAGGCCTAGACCTCTTaactgtttttttggtttttttttcataattttatagTATCTGACTCATAAGTTGTGCATGTGTTAGTAGGAAACTCCTAATTTGCAACAAAGGTTCACATCATGATGGCAGAGTAGATTTGCAGTTGACTATCGCTTCCCAGACTGCAAGATCTGTGTTCTACCCCCTACTGCACACTATTCCCCCCCCTTGGCCCTAAATGTGTCCtctggaagtgtccttgagcaggagTCCCACCAGGCTCCAGGGGCGCTGTTCTGCAGCCCACCCTGGCCCCTTGCAAGGAGGGCAAGCAGGACTAAAAAGCAGTGAGCCACCAAGTCCCCCAGACTGGTGATGCTCTCCACTAACACCCGTGTCTGATATTTCcccacaaacaaacagcaacttTTGCAGACAAATAAGTTCATCATAAAAATTCCATATGGTTGTCGTATCACTATTTGAACTGGCAACAGACACAGCATCTGCTGAGCTGACAGAGACGCCTGTCCTGTACAACAATAAACCACTATCAGAACGAAGAAGTAAAGCCACaacagaacacatttttttatatttatgcatgtcaaagcagccaaaacattacaattgGTTGTTTTCCTCCCCTTAACTTTGTTTCCACAATTTGCCTTCTCAGGTCCTCCCCTGctttgcaaaaatattaatatatattataatattctaatttatggttttgtttcccctttttagtttttgaagCCACTTTTTTGAACAGCAGCAAATCGTAAGTTGGTctcgacttttttttttttttttttacctcaacttttgcttttttgtttttcttttttttttgactcccTTTGTGGCAAACCCCTCTCCCTCTTTCAGGTTTCTTACAGCAAGTAGCATgtagtgttttgtatttttgtgctGTGAATATAGAAAATTAACTGGTTCAGTCTGTTTGGAACTACTGACCTGTTAAATGAACCCCCCTCATGTGTTCCCAGTTTATGACCATAAAACCCATAATGTTTATTGTTGATTATAAAAGACTAGATTCGCACCAAATTGCTGAACAAGACTCCCTCCTTCAGCCAGTCCTCAAATTAGGGGCTGGCACCAACAAAGGcaaaattaatcatttttaatgccttgtcttttctttttaagtgtGTATGTCATTTCATGGAGTGAAGTCTGGgacattacattacaaatacaaaatcaacTGCTTCTTACAAGGCGCAGTAATAACAGTGATGGTCACCATTTTTTATACCCATTAATAGTTTGTTAGCCGTTAAAGGAGCATGCAATACCATTAATCACTAACTTATTCCGTTATcactaatatatatttaaaataaaaattttttttattttttattttccttttgattttagtttaaGAACCTCATAAAATCTCTTAAGGTTTAGATCTTATGTAAAagtttctccattttcttttaataattatattatctATACTGTGTGTTAAGACAAACATATACATATGCCATTGTACACACATATCCATATTAACTGCACAACAGCTCTTTCTGTCCTGTCTGTGTTCAAGCATATTTCCTGAGGGTGGCCAGTGCAGTTTTTTTCACAGTTGAAGCACAAATATTAAGCCATGACACACTGAACCTACAATAAAATGAGGTCAAGAAAAGGGACTGACTTCAGGAACTGTCATATTTATTTCTTAGACATGAatggaaatgttaaatatgaaggGCTCCATAAACTAGTACAACAACCAGGGTGAACACCATCTTCATGAAGcttataatatataaattattagATCCTTATTTGAACTGGTAGGCCATCTGGCCTTTGACAGGAACTCATTAACAGATATGGTGATGCACACTGCACATTTCCTaacatgaaatattaacatCCAACACAGACACTGCCAAATAATTTGATGCTGGCCTGAGAACAGTCCCTGAAAGTGGACAGCCTGTGCCAAACACAGACTGATTGTATTAGCAAAACAGCACTGGTGTTTACAAGTAGAACAAATAGACAATCACTATAAACTAAAATTTGTAAACATAACGCCACTTAAGAAAAGCATCATAAGCTTCACTAATTTTACCAATGGTGACATTATATTTATATGCTATTGCTTTTTAGTCCAACACATTAAGTATGTAAGCTTGTATGGTCCAACTCCAATATCttaaaaagatcaaataaatCTGGTAGCGTCAAACAATAACAGCCTGACTGGATGTGTTCACTATCGCTTTTTGCAGTGTATTCGTATAAACCCTGGATATTCCCACGTGAACCCCAACATGCCACAGAGAATTCCAAACATTCACTAAGTGGGGTGTGTCGGTCTCTCCTCCCCTCCATCTGGATTTGTAGACAGTCTGTCAGCTTGCCAAGCAATAGAAACCTCTCAGCTAATTCATGAAGGGGAGAGCACAGAGCATTATTCTTTGGCTAGACAGCCTGCCTCAAACAATGTAATCCCCTACTAGTAGCTGCTGGCCATAGAGGGACaggtggctgctgctgctgggataCTGTAATTCCCAACTAGCAGCAGGTGGGATATACTGTGCGCTCATAACAGCTGAAGTTGTGCATAATAACGTGAACAGAACTGAAGATTCATGTgcatttaacaaaagaaaaagattgcAAAGGGAAAAAGTGAGAATCAAATTCATGTACATTCGAGGATATTTGAGAAACACAAAGCTGCACTGGCTTAAGAGATCATTCACCAGCActgacagaaaggaaaaaataatataaGCCTCCTGCTTTTGATTATGGCTACTTCCAAAATAGTATGAGGATTCACTACTGctacacaaactgaacattaaaaGTGTTGTTACTTTAAGAACActgtttcttattttcttcattattatCAAGTTATTAGAagtaaaaaagtcaaaatgcacTACTTGTTTTTGTCATAACAACCATTTATCCTGCAGGTTTTTTATGGCAGCCTCcatctttttaaacatttaatccactatcctttttttttttttttttacactcctCAACCAAACATTTGGAGGTGCAGTAGATGTTTCCCCACAGTCACTGACTTCATCTCTTATAGTTCCTCGATGACCCTCTTCTCTCCAACAGAGTCAGGCAGGCAGGCCTCCACCGACCCAAGTACAGGCATAATGGAGTGAGTGCTGGCTGCTTTAATGTCCCTGACTGTCTGTTCTGCTCTCTCATGTTCATTTTTAGAGGCTCCTCTATCCCTATTGAGAGCACAAGCAcacatttagtgtgtgtgtgtgtgtgtgtacattaaaAAACCAGTACTCCTGCTGACTGAAtccacctgaaccaaatgtacAGTGTTTCCTCTTTGTGCAAACATAAATATACAAGCATTAGGAGTTAATATAAGTGCCATTACAAGTGGCTGTTCTGTTAGTTAATGAGAACAAATTTGCACGGTGTACTTCAGCCTGTAATTAGTGTTGATTTCATAAGCCGTTTATTTGCTAGCTGAACAGATGcactcatttttatttatgaaaaaaatgtttgcattctcTGATTTACATTGATAAGATTTAATTTCTTTGGATTTTAGGCTGCTCGTTGGacagcatttagttttttctgacACTATATGACACTTTATAGATGCAATGTTCAAAAAATAAGGAGCAGTTAATTTGAGTAATGAAAATCCTGATTACTTGTAGCGTTCTGCACACCCACATTTTAGTGTTCAggtattatatttaaaacatccaAGCTACTGTGCGAACACTGATTGTATTCACTGTAAAATAGCCTAAATCTCAGGTTGACTTTGGTCAAGTGTAGCAGAGATAATCTACACAtttcaaagcagagaaaagggcCTTCCAAAGACTTCTaagacaaaataatatatatcTTTGTGCttataagctttttttttctaccatttCTCATCCACTAAATATAAATTTTCCCCCAGTCTcaactttttttctcctttttcttacCCTTCCTCCTTGCCCACCTCTCTCTATCTTGCATAGTTGGTCGTCGTCGTCCTCCACCTCCAGCCTGATGGCCAGCAGCAACGTGACCAACAAGACCGACCCCCGATCTCTCAACTCACGTGTTTTCATCGGCAACCTCAACACCCTGCTGGTCACCAAAGCTGACGTGGAGGCCATCTTCTCCAAATATGGCAAGGTTGTTGGCTGCTCCATCCACAAGGGCTACGCCTTCGTCCAGTATTCCAATGAGAGGAATGCCCGTGCTGCCGTGGCCGGAGAGGACGGCCGCATGATTGTTGGACAGGTCCTAGGTGAGGTATAAGGGGATTATGgctaatgttgttgttgtgcagGGTTAAAACATGGTACCCATCAAATAATTTTGCCTTGCTTACACCTAAACTTTGTAGATACATCCTTGAACTATGAACTGTAAAAATGAAGCTACATCCAGTAGCAataatcatatttaaatatgataaatatgtttatattcaGTGAATTTACCCTTTTTCCTATTTGTGTTCAAGGTCCCGGCAGTGTTGGAGCTTTGAAAGTGGTAGAGCTtagtttaataatgtaaaataaccaAAAAGTGTTAACCAATTgactaaaaagacacaaatcatcgccaaaaaacacaaatatgaccAATGACATATGGAAAAATTTCAAAAAGGCACATAAACTGACAGAAAACGCTCGGAATGAGTAAAATGACATTCACATGTGttataactttaaattaaattgtcttCAAATAACAACCCAGAacccatttttgttttgcagcagctGAGTCTGTGTGCTGCCCTCTAGTGTTAAAACCAGGGATTACAGGTTTGTTTTGTACATGGGAAATGTAAAATTATCTTTTCACTGCTGTCTGTAACTGACCTGTTTGGTGCTCCAAGCAGATTCAAATGTCAGTAATTATGTGCAAATACCATCTGTGTGGGCCTAAAACCTGCAGtatctttaaaaataacatcagACAGGTGATGAAGTGAGTGAATGTGTTAATTAAAATTTCACACTTTCTGTCCATAAcctgttaattttttttccctcccactTATCACAGTTACCAACTCTTTCTTTGACTCAGTGTTTTCCTCCCTCAGACATCAACCTGGCAGGCGAGCCGAAGCCTCACAGATCAAAGACAGTGAAGCGTTCTGCAGGAGACATGTACAGGTGTGTACACAAGGCTTAAGCTTAATACAAAGGTATTTCAGTAATCCAGCATTCAGACACACTTTTGAAGCATACTGTGTCAACTATACAAAAACTGTTGGTAATCTTTGTGCTCTTTCTTCACTACCGCTACAGCTCATCTTTAGAGTTGGACTTTCAAAGAGATTACTATGATAGGTATGCTGTGCATTCTTTACACTTTGGGTTTAAACAATCGATGTGCAAATACTGAAGATTAAAAAtacttgttcttgttcttggGATGTAATCCCCAGGATGTACTCCTACCAGTCGCGattgcctcctcctcctccacccctcTCCCGTGCTGTCATTCCCTCCAAGCGTCCCAGGGTCAGTTTGAGCGGAGGGGGAAACCGTCGAACCAaaactagcttctcttcatccTCCAAAAGCAGTCAGAGGGCCTCACGTACAAGTAGGTCCCACACAGAGAGTTTTCCTAGTTGTCTTGCTGAGGACTACAGTTTCCTAAAGAATTTCCTCCCACTTCTTGTCCCACAGTGAAGGCAGATGATCTGCAGACCATTAAGAGAGAGCTCACACAGATCAAACACAAGGTGGACTACTTGTTGGAAAGCTTAGAACGCATGGAGAAAGATCACAGCAAGAAGTCTGGTAATGGTAAAGCAACATTTATTTCTGCTTGCAATGTTATAAATAGTtcttaattattgttttattcgATGGCCGGTTTTAtcgcaaaacaaaatgttgatgACATAATTCTACTTATTGGCCATCTTATTTTCTTATAATATGCCATCAGAAAGACACCACAGTATATTAAAAACACTTGGCACCAAAGAAGCAGAATCTATCAGtccaaatttcatttttttagtttttgtaagtCATAAGATGTTTTCTGTGAATCATACTGCAATGGGGTGAGTCATGAAAAGCCATTTGCAAATGCTAAATGTATAAATGCTATTCAATAAAATTGGCCATAATCTCTCAGAGCTAACTAGCATTAGTGGTGGTTAAGTTGAGGCAGAGGTTTGGATGTGGGTGTCAGTCAGCCTTCTTCATATTCAACCTTCCTTGTCACTTTGGAGAAGAATTCATGAGGCAGATGATACTAAACAGCTACCGTCATCTGCTTGCGCATCATCTTTTCAGAGATGAAGAGCTCCAAACCAGAGCCTGGTGAGGTTTCCCCTCTTCACTCATCTACTTCCAGCAAGAAGGAGGACAGCCTAAAACGGGACAGAGAGAGCCAGGACCTGAATGACTCTGAGGAGGAGGGAGACCTGCTGGAAGACGAAGATGAGGTGAGAAAGCAGAGCGAGAGCTAAGATGGCAGTGACATTCAAGGAAGCTACTCCTCATGAGAGATGatgagtgtttctgtttcagcaTGAAGGATTGACAGAGTTGTTTTTAACGTTGGTGTTGTAGACATTCATTCATTACAcaagtaattaataaaacagataTTTTCCACTTTACCTTCTGTGCAGATTaaaagcagagggagagaggaggatgagg harbors:
- the hnrnpc gene encoding heterogeneous nuclear ribonucleoproteins C1/C2 isoform X1: MTLFSPTESGRQASTDPSTGIMDWSSSSSTSSLMASSNVTNKTDPRSLNSRVFIGNLNTLLVTKADVEAIFSKYGKVVGCSIHKGYAFVQYSNERNARAAVAGEDGRMIVGQVLAESVCCPLVLKPGITDINLAGEPKPHRSKTVKRSAGDMYSSSLELDFQRDYYDRMYSYQSRLPPPPPPLSRAVIPSKRPRVSLSGGGNRRTKTSFSSSSKSSQRASRTMKADDLQTIKRELTQIKHKVDYLLESLERMEKDHSKKSGNEMKSSKPEPGEVSPLHSSTSSKKEDSLKRDRESQDLNDSEEEGDLLEDEDEIKSRGREEDEEEGEQEEGEDDGDSANGDEC
- the hnrnpc gene encoding heterogeneous nuclear ribonucleoproteins C1/C2 isoform X6; translated protein: MDWSSSSSTSSLMASSNVTNKTDPRSLNSRVFIGNLNTLLVTKADVEAIFSKYGKVVGCSIHKGYAFVQYSNERNARAAVAGEDGRMIVGQVLAAESVCCPLVLKPGITDINLAGEPKPHRSKTVKRSAGDMYSSSLELDFQRDYYDRMYSYQSRLPPPPPPLSRAVIPSKRPRVSLSGGGNRRTKTSFSSSSKSSQRASRTMKADDLQTIKRELTQIKHKVDYLLESLERMEKDHSKKSGNEMKSSKPEPGEVSPLHSSTSSKKEDSLKRDRESQDLNDSEEEGDLLEDEDEIKSRGREEDEEEGEQEEGEDDGDSANGDEC
- the hnrnpc gene encoding heterogeneous nuclear ribonucleoproteins C1/C2 isoform X2, producing the protein MTLFSPTESGRQASTDPSTGIMDWSSSSSTSSLMASSNVTNKTDPRSLNSRVFIGNLNTLLVTKADVEAIFSKYGKVVGCSIHKGYAFVQYSNERNARAAVAGEDGRMIVGQVLAAESVCCPLVLKPGITDINLAGEPKPHRSKTVKRSAGDMYSSSLELDFQRDYYDRMYSYQSRLPPPPPPLSRAVIPSKRPRVSLSGGGNRRTKTSFSSSSKSSQRASRTMKADDLQTIKRELTQIKHKVDYLLESLERMEKDHSKKSEMKSSKPEPGEVSPLHSSTSSKKEDSLKRDRESQDLNDSEEEGDLLEDEDEIKSRGREEDEEEGEQEEGEDDGDSANGDEC
- the hnrnpc gene encoding heterogeneous nuclear ribonucleoproteins C1/C2 isoform X5 encodes the protein MTLFSPTESGRQASTDPSTGIMDWSSSSSTSSLMASSNVTNKTDPRSLNSRVFIGNLNTLLVTKADVEAIFSKYGKVVGCSIHKGYAFVQYSNERNARAAVAGEDGRMIVGQVLAAESVCCPLVLKPGITDINLAGEPKPHRSKTVKRSAGDMYSSSLELDFQRDYYDRMYSYQSRLPPPPPPLSRAVIPSKRPRVSLSGGGNRRTKTSFSSSSKSSQRASRTMKADDLQTIKRELTQIKHKVDYLLESLERMEKDHSKKSGNEMKSSKPEPGEVSPLHSSTSSKKEDSLKRDRESQDLNDSEEEGDLLEDEDEIKSRGREEDEEEGEQEEGEDDGDSANGDEC
- the hnrnpc gene encoding heterogeneous nuclear ribonucleoproteins C1/C2 isoform X3, whose amino-acid sequence is MTLFSPTESGRQASTDPSTGIMDWSSSSSTSSLMASSNVTNKTDPRSLNSRVFIGNLNTLLVTKADVEAIFSKYGKVVGCSIHKGYAFVQYSNERNARAAVAGEDGRMIVGQVLDINLAGEPKPHRSKTVKRSAGDMYSSSLELDFQRDYYDRMYSYQSRLPPPPPPLSRAVIPSKRPRVSLSGGGNRRTKTSFSSSSKSSQRASRTMKADDLQTIKRELTQIKHKVDYLLESLERMEKDHSKKSGNEMKSSKPEPGEVSPLHSSTSSKKEDSLKRDRESQDLNDSEEEGDLLEDEDEIKSRGREEDEEEGEQEEGEDDGDSANGDEC
- the hnrnpc gene encoding heterogeneous nuclear ribonucleoproteins C1/C2 isoform X4; amino-acid sequence: MTLFSPTESGRQASTDPSTGIMDWSSSSSTSSLMASSNVTNKTDPRSLNSRVFIGNLNTLLVTKADVEAIFSKYGKVVGCSIHKGYAFVQYSNERNARAAVAGEDGRMIVGQVLDINLAGEPKPHRSKTVKRSAGDMYSSSLELDFQRDYYDRMYSYQSRLPPPPPPLSRAVIPSKRPRVSLSGGGNRRTKTSFSSSSKSSQRASRTMKADDLQTIKRELTQIKHKVDYLLESLERMEKDHSKKSEMKSSKPEPGEVSPLHSSTSSKKEDSLKRDRESQDLNDSEEEGDLLEDEDEIKSRGREEDEEEGEQEEGEDDGDSANGDEC